Proteins encoded in a region of the Candidatus Nanosynbacter sp. HMT-352 genome:
- a CDS encoding SDR family NAD(P)-dependent oxidoreductase, translating into MHIILGGTSGLGLEMAKQLRERGERVLVLGKTHNPQKHGEGFPLDVYYSDQVEPASARIEQILNGDDIDQFVWAAGYGWRGNFEDQPSVRSMAEVNFSGALPLVQWAWRKMSTQNRKSVLTIIGSTSSVKARSDEAVYVATKHAQAGLARSLGMQADEQKLPVRVALFLPGAMKTPFWNGRDLPADYMFFNDPAKIAAHIINAIDCQQQPFLEWALPKGTLV; encoded by the coding sequence ATGCATATTATTCTTGGTGGGACGAGTGGGCTTGGATTAGAAATGGCGAAGCAGCTGCGAGAACGTGGCGAGCGTGTACTGGTTTTGGGCAAGACTCATAATCCACAGAAGCACGGCGAGGGTTTTCCTCTGGATGTGTATTATTCAGATCAAGTGGAGCCGGCGTCGGCGCGAATCGAGCAGATTTTAAACGGCGATGATATTGATCAATTTGTGTGGGCAGCTGGATATGGCTGGCGCGGCAATTTTGAAGATCAGCCGAGCGTTCGCAGTATGGCGGAAGTTAATTTTTCAGGCGCGTTGCCGCTGGTTCAATGGGCTTGGCGTAAGATGTCAACGCAGAATCGTAAGTCTGTACTGACGATTATCGGGTCGACAAGTAGCGTTAAAGCGCGCTCAGATGAAGCCGTGTATGTTGCGACGAAGCACGCTCAAGCGGGTTTGGCGCGAAGTTTGGGAATGCAGGCAGATGAACAAAAACTTCCAGTTAGAGTTGCGCTATTTTTGCCGGGCGCTATGAAAACTCCGTTTTGGAACGGGCGTGATCTTCCAGCTGACTATATGTTTTTCAACGATCCTGCGAAAATTGCCGCACACATTATCAACGCGATTGATTGTCAACAGCAGCCATTCTTGGAGTGGGCGTTGCCAAAAGGCACGTTGGTTTAG
- a CDS encoding gluconeogenesis factor YvcK family protein — translation MTNGSNNDYFGVKVVVIGGGTGSFTLLSGLKKYTHSITALVNMVDDGGSTGVLRDELGVLPAGDVRQCLVALSTSPKVRDLFNYRFGEGSMKGHAFGNLFMAALEKMTGSFADAVELASEVLGVNGRVYPITLDDTTMSIKLKDGTVVDGQHAAESLKIPRGERPWLELKPPATINPRARQAILDADLVVIAPGLLYGSLAPALLVRGVTRALAETKAKKVYVCNLVTKPTQTDGFTVADFADEIERFSGVNMDYVLYNNHRPPEELIKKYAHDGEYLVEWDKELLKKKHYYASGKRLIADDVWVNTNSNSDPLAAQRSLIRHDADRVARELMRIYFA, via the coding sequence ATGACAAATGGTTCGAATAATGATTATTTTGGGGTAAAAGTTGTAGTTATTGGCGGCGGGACGGGAAGTTTCACGCTGCTTTCTGGATTGAAAAAATATACACACAGCATTACAGCGTTGGTCAATATGGTCGACGATGGCGGCTCAACGGGCGTGTTACGCGATGAATTGGGCGTGTTGCCAGCGGGCGACGTCAGACAATGCCTGGTGGCGCTGAGTACTTCGCCGAAAGTTCGCGATTTGTTCAATTACCGATTTGGCGAGGGCAGTATGAAAGGTCACGCGTTCGGCAATTTATTCATGGCAGCACTGGAAAAGATGACAGGAAGTTTTGCTGATGCAGTGGAGTTGGCTAGCGAAGTTTTGGGTGTCAATGGTCGAGTTTATCCGATTACTCTGGACGATACGACAATGTCGATTAAGCTGAAAGACGGCACGGTTGTTGACGGTCAGCACGCGGCTGAGTCGCTAAAGATTCCGCGTGGCGAGCGGCCGTGGCTAGAGCTCAAACCGCCAGCTACGATTAACCCGCGAGCCCGTCAAGCGATTTTGGATGCCGATTTGGTGGTGATTGCGCCGGGGCTTTTATATGGCAGTTTGGCGCCAGCGTTGTTGGTTCGAGGCGTTACTCGTGCGCTTGCTGAAACGAAGGCGAAGAAAGTCTATGTTTGCAATTTGGTTACCAAGCCAACGCAGACTGATGGATTTACCGTGGCGGATTTTGCGGATGAAATTGAGCGATTTTCAGGGGTGAATATGGATTATGTGCTTTACAATAATCATCGCCCGCCAGAGGAATTGATAAAGAAATATGCTCACGACGGCGAATATTTGGTCGAGTGGGATAAGGAATTGCTGAAGAAAAAGCATTATTATGCGTCGGGCAAGCGTTTGATTGCTGATGACGTGTGGGTCAATACGAATTCCAACAGCGATCCGTTGGCGGCTCAGCGCAGCTTGATTCGTCACGACGCCGACAGGGTAGCGCGCGAATTGATGCGGATTTATTTTGCGTAG
- a CDS encoding ribonuclease H family protein codes for MTTYYTDGSASPNPGPGGFAVIRDLQPYILGSEDGDTTNIRMEGKALIAALKDANGAPCVIYSDSEFWINVVTKWAPGWEKRGWTKKGGEIKNLDIVRELYELYSNSQADLRWVRGHEGDEGNELADEWANRAREGERLTK; via the coding sequence ATGACGACTTACTATACTGACGGCTCTGCTTCGCCAAATCCCGGTCCAGGTGGGTTTGCGGTTATTCGTGATCTTCAGCCTTATATTTTGGGGTCGGAAGATGGCGATACCACCAATATTCGCATGGAGGGCAAAGCTTTAATTGCGGCATTGAAAGACGCTAATGGCGCGCCGTGTGTGATTTATTCTGATAGTGAATTTTGGATTAACGTGGTTACCAAGTGGGCGCCGGGATGGGAAAAGCGCGGCTGGACGAAGAAGGGCGGCGAGATTAAAAATCTGGATATTGTACGTGAACTGTACGAATTATATTCAAACTCTCAGGCGGATTTGCGTTGGGTGCGTGGCCATGAAGGCGACGAAGGAAACGAATTGGCTGACGAATGGGCTAATCGGGCGCGTGAAGGCGAGAGATTGACAAAATAA
- a CDS encoding Kiwa anti-phage protein KwaB-like domain-containing protein, producing the protein MEEVRETTDIFLWANQNDAKKNDLQIELFLFSKNYTPYFMPIKGDVEQQLRPLFLFDYINQVNLGAGTGLSVRDYELSELEDNVLLRTDLEKVGRAETLIHLIEHERHDIMEFSETEHEFKRMKGIVARFTDPNNPDAIFYTVKLIQQGQTLKSALAWEFSDGKFGSFNAEVGFKVPDDNQVLIVGKDIFAFNPGKFERMFGYEYKKQVIADKKVAEIEKEYKLSFPEGMDLNTLVKERKKTVNKLQKLEIGAVKQEDVLDYADEMQLELMSDDNGAIIIMDGNDLDMFVNLINEDYIESKITGKRYEIKSKKLLGEPEGEPPRG; encoded by the coding sequence ATGGAAGAAGTGAGGGAAACGACTGATATCTTTTTGTGGGCAAATCAAAATGACGCAAAAAAGAATGATTTACAGATAGAGCTGTTCTTATTTAGCAAAAATTACACGCCATATTTTATGCCGATAAAAGGCGATGTTGAGCAGCAGCTCAGACCGTTGTTCTTGTTTGATTATATCAATCAGGTCAATTTGGGTGCGGGCACTGGACTGAGTGTTCGTGATTATGAATTGAGTGAATTAGAAGATAATGTTCTATTGAGGACTGATTTGGAAAAGGTTGGGCGAGCCGAGACGCTGATTCATTTGATTGAGCATGAACGTCATGACATCATGGAGTTTTCGGAAACTGAGCACGAGTTTAAGCGTATGAAGGGGATTGTGGCGCGATTTACTGATCCGAATAATCCTGACGCAATATTTTACACGGTTAAGCTAATCCAGCAAGGTCAGACGCTAAAGAGTGCGTTGGCTTGGGAATTTTCTGATGGAAAATTTGGTTCATTTAATGCAGAGGTTGGTTTTAAGGTTCCGGATGATAATCAAGTTTTGATTGTCGGTAAAGATATTTTTGCGTTTAATCCTGGAAAGTTTGAGCGCATGTTTGGCTATGAGTATAAAAAGCAGGTGATTGCTGATAAAAAAGTGGCTGAAATTGAGAAGGAATATAAACTGAGTTTTCCGGAGGGAATGGATCTTAATACTCTGGTGAAAGAGCGCAAAAAGACAGTCAATAAATTGCAGAAGTTGGAAATTGGCGCAGTTAAGCAGGAAGATGTTTTGGATTATGCCGACGAGATGCAATTGGAATTGATGAGTGACGACAACGGCGCAATTATTATCATGGACGGCAATGATTTGGATATGTTCGTAAATCTCATTAACGAGGATTATATCGAGAGTAAAATCACGGGCAAGCGTTACGAAATTAAGTCGAAGAAGTTGCTCGGCGAGCCAGAAGGCGAACCGCCACGGGGCTAA
- a CDS encoding ATP-dependent DNA helicase yields MDQELALAILLSGRSALLTGAAGTGKTHLLNNFIVQARKRGKKVSVTATTGLAATHLGGNTIHSWSGIGVNDHLPNNFFERLSKTRRDVISKTDVLIIDEISMLHDFRLDMIDKVLRTVRENDQPFGGIQLVMSGDFFQLPPVNRPNEQGGGFVVYSDAWQELQPAVLYLERQYRQNDEQLLEILTALRTGDVRRRHVEALLARTEIEPPDGDITELHTINVDVDDINIQKLAELPGEERSYQQTTTGSKIYVENLQRSVLAPENLVIKLGALVMAVKNSPQKLYANGSIGTVVDFEPLTEYPVVEFRDGRRVTMVPDVWELRDGERKRASISQVPLRLAWAITVHKSQGMTLDAAKIDLRKAFVKGMGYVALSRVRDLDNLYLYGINRRALEVSPDALAIDEVLRQASRESAERY; encoded by the coding sequence ATGGATCAAGAATTAGCGCTGGCTATTCTACTTAGCGGTCGGTCAGCGTTACTGACCGGTGCGGCTGGAACGGGTAAAACTCACCTGTTGAATAATTTTATTGTGCAGGCACGAAAACGGGGTAAGAAGGTGTCAGTAACAGCGACAACTGGTCTGGCGGCGACGCATCTTGGGGGCAATACAATTCACAGCTGGAGTGGCATTGGCGTAAATGATCATTTGCCGAACAATTTTTTTGAACGATTGTCAAAAACGCGGCGTGATGTGATTTCTAAAACTGACGTGTTGATCATTGACGAGATTTCAATGCTTCACGATTTTCGGCTGGATATGATTGATAAAGTTTTACGAACCGTCAGGGAAAATGATCAGCCGTTTGGTGGCATTCAGTTGGTGATGAGTGGCGACTTTTTCCAATTGCCGCCAGTGAATCGCCCAAATGAGCAGGGCGGTGGATTTGTGGTTTATTCTGATGCTTGGCAAGAACTTCAGCCGGCGGTTTTATATTTGGAGCGACAATATCGTCAGAACGATGAGCAGCTTTTGGAGATTCTGACCGCTCTAAGAACTGGCGATGTTAGACGACGTCACGTCGAGGCGTTGCTGGCGCGTACGGAAATTGAGCCGCCAGATGGTGATATTACAGAACTACACACTATAAACGTTGATGTTGATGATATTAATATTCAAAAATTGGCGGAATTGCCAGGAGAAGAGCGATCGTATCAGCAAACGACGACGGGCTCGAAAATTTATGTAGAGAATTTGCAAAGGTCGGTCCTGGCTCCAGAAAATCTGGTAATTAAGCTGGGCGCGTTGGTGATGGCGGTTAAAAATTCGCCACAAAAATTATATGCCAATGGAAGCATCGGTACGGTAGTTGATTTCGAGCCGTTGACGGAATATCCTGTTGTCGAGTTTCGAGATGGTCGTCGAGTGACGATGGTACCGGATGTTTGGGAATTGCGGGACGGAGAGCGCAAACGAGCAAGTATTTCTCAGGTTCCGCTGCGTTTGGCGTGGGCTATAACGGTTCACAAAAGTCAGGGAATGACGCTTGATGCGGCTAAGATTGACCTGAGAAAGGCGTTTGTCAAAGGCATGGGTTATGTGGCTTTGAGTCGCGTGCGAGATTTGGACAATTTATATCTATACGGAATTAACCGTAGGGCGCTGGAAGTTTCTCCTGACGCGCTAGCGATTGACGAGGTTTTGAGGCAGGCGAGCAGGGAATCTGCTGAGAGATATTAA
- a CDS encoding division/cell wall cluster transcriptional repressor MraZ: MQTDYFERKLDDKRRLTIPAELRAEFASGVVLTRGFGKYLHLYPQQIWDREVESALTGSILDERVADLNVKFRRGKTASALDQKQGRVTIEQHLLDYAGIDREVVAVRAGEYFRLIAAENAE; the protein is encoded by the coding sequence GTGCAGACAGATTACTTTGAGCGTAAGTTGGACGACAAGCGACGCTTGACGATTCCGGCTGAGCTCAGGGCAGAATTTGCATCAGGCGTCGTGCTAACTCGAGGGTTTGGCAAATATCTCCACTTATATCCACAGCAAATCTGGGATCGGGAAGTGGAAAGTGCTCTAACGGGAAGTATTTTGGATGAGCGAGTTGCCGACCTGAACGTTAAATTCCGACGAGGTAAAACCGCATCGGCGCTCGACCAAAAACAAGGACGAGTGACGATTGAGCAGCATTTGCTCGACTACGCTGGAATTGACAGAGAAGTCGTTGCCGTGCGAGCAGGGGAATATTTTCGGCTAATAGCGGCCGAGAATGCGGAATAG
- the rsmH gene encoding 16S rRNA (cytosine(1402)-N(4))-methyltransferase RsmH, which yields MMSIKEHPPQSEELQASEPIHVPVLLEITLSKLQPVEGESYLDLTAGYGGHARAFLNRTDNYLSSVLVDRDENAIKTLGDLAEKGVTLIHKDFVSAAQDLVKQGRKFDVILADLGVSSPQLDRAERGFSFRFDGPLDMRMDNRTEITAADIVNSYSVDDLTQLTIRYGEENPGRARRIAQAIVKARPIQGTTELADLIKQTVGRGSMKHHPATRTFQALRIEVNRELKLIEELLPLLPCLLNKGGRVGIISFHSLEDRLIKRYFSEQAMAGYEAELIVPEKKPVSGTEDVHNPRSRSAKFRYAVKK from the coding sequence ATGATGAGTATTAAAGAACATCCACCACAGTCGGAAGAACTCCAGGCGAGCGAACCGATTCATGTTCCCGTACTTTTGGAGATAACCCTTAGCAAGCTACAGCCAGTCGAAGGCGAGTCGTATCTCGACTTGACAGCTGGCTATGGCGGTCATGCCAGGGCATTCTTAAATAGGACGGATAATTACTTGAGCTCAGTGTTAGTCGATCGTGATGAAAACGCGATTAAGACATTGGGCGATTTGGCTGAAAAAGGCGTAACTTTAATTCACAAAGATTTTGTGAGCGCAGCGCAGGATTTAGTCAAGCAGGGACGTAAATTTGACGTGATTTTGGCTGATTTGGGGGTGTCGTCACCACAGCTTGACAGAGCAGAGAGAGGTTTTTCGTTTCGATTTGATGGTCCGTTAGATATGCGGATGGATAATCGGACGGAAATCACAGCGGCAGATATTGTCAATTCGTATTCGGTTGATGATTTGACGCAGCTGACTATTCGTTACGGCGAGGAAAATCCCGGACGAGCAAGGCGAATTGCGCAGGCAATTGTAAAAGCTCGACCAATTCAGGGAACGACTGAGCTGGCTGATCTGATTAAGCAAACTGTTGGTCGTGGTAGCATGAAGCATCATCCCGCGACTCGTACCTTTCAGGCGCTACGTATTGAAGTCAATCGAGAACTTAAGCTGATTGAAGAACTATTGCCACTTTTGCCATGCTTACTTAATAAGGGCGGGCGAGTAGGAATAATTAGTTTTCATAGCTTGGAAGATAGGTTGATTAAGCGTTACTTTTCTGAGCAAGCGATGGCTGGATATGAGGCCGAGCTAATTGTCCCAGAGAAAAAACCAGTGTCTGGAACTGAAGATGTTCACAATCCGCGTAGTCGAAGTGCAAAATTTCGATACGCCGTGAAAAAATAA
- a CDS encoding peptidoglycan D,D-transpeptidase FtsI family protein, with the protein MQRLIRSRTGWLAIALLVVMAAFVLRLFQLQILQYGKYTELARASQQRQFVIPAERGKIYMMDGKTPVPVVLNQAVYTVIADPQSIDDKERSQLVDSLREIAGGEMTENVSERLNNKKSRYEVLAKNITRTQAEKLKKKNFAGVLYQQSSIRNYPEGQLGAHVLGFVNAAGEGQYGVEGSLNKQLKGRDGLLQSVTDVRNIPLTVGKNNMRIEAKPGDNLALTVDRNIQSQTELALKKGIEAAGATEGSVIVMNPKNGQVLAMANYPTYNPADFAKQKNGSVFVDSASMVPFEPGSIIKSFSFATAIDKGVITPSSTYNNTDCIKVADRTMCNVLRGLGGTMTIQGAFNNSLNVGTITAIRKLGNGSQINLPARQTLYEYYHDKFGFGAKTGIELGEASGYIYPPDSAEGNEVRYSAMTYGQSMNLTTIQVAAGFSSLVNGGQYYKPTILVGTIDESGNLKSSENKVIRQTISGGTSSQMRTMLTTARRSSFLSKSDKSGYEIGGKTGTSETVVNGAYTQKETIATYIGYGGGKNGAEYVIMVRVAAPGKGINLQGNLHAGPIFTDISNWMIDYMKIAPKE; encoded by the coding sequence ATGCAGCGGCTTATTCGTTCAAGAACTGGTTGGTTAGCCATCGCTTTACTAGTAGTGATGGCGGCTTTTGTGTTGCGATTATTCCAATTGCAGATTTTGCAATATGGCAAATATACGGAATTAGCGCGGGCAAGTCAGCAGCGCCAATTCGTCATTCCTGCAGAGCGCGGGAAAATTTACATGATGGACGGAAAAACGCCAGTTCCAGTGGTGCTTAATCAGGCGGTTTATACGGTGATTGCGGATCCACAGTCGATTGACGATAAAGAGCGGAGTCAGCTTGTTGATAGTTTGAGGGAAATTGCTGGCGGCGAAATGACGGAAAATGTATCTGAACGCCTCAATAATAAAAAGTCGCGCTATGAAGTTTTGGCAAAGAATATTACCAGAACTCAGGCGGAAAAATTGAAAAAGAAGAACTTTGCCGGCGTGCTTTATCAGCAAAGTTCGATCAGAAATTATCCCGAAGGTCAGTTGGGTGCGCACGTGCTTGGATTTGTGAATGCGGCTGGCGAAGGTCAATATGGCGTCGAAGGCTCCTTGAATAAGCAACTTAAGGGTCGGGACGGGCTATTGCAATCTGTAACTGACGTTAGAAACATACCTTTGACGGTCGGGAAAAATAATATGCGAATCGAGGCAAAACCTGGTGACAATTTGGCATTGACGGTGGATCGGAATATTCAAAGCCAGACTGAATTGGCGCTGAAAAAGGGAATTGAAGCGGCTGGCGCTACTGAGGGAAGTGTGATTGTTATGAATCCGAAAAACGGTCAAGTTCTGGCAATGGCGAATTATCCGACTTATAATCCAGCGGATTTTGCCAAGCAGAAAAACGGGTCGGTGTTTGTGGATAGCGCGTCGATGGTGCCGTTTGAGCCGGGATCGATTATCAAATCTTTTAGCTTCGCTACGGCAATTGACAAGGGTGTTATCACCCCGTCTAGTACATATAATAATACCGACTGTATTAAAGTCGCTGATCGTACGATGTGTAATGTCTTGAGAGGTTTGGGTGGCACGATGACGATTCAAGGTGCGTTTAATAATTCGCTCAACGTTGGTACGATTACTGCGATTCGAAAATTAGGAAATGGTTCGCAGATTAATTTGCCGGCTCGTCAGACTTTGTATGAATATTATCATGATAAATTTGGCTTTGGCGCCAAAACTGGAATTGAGCTGGGCGAGGCTTCGGGTTATATTTATCCACCGGATAGTGCTGAAGGAAATGAGGTTCGTTATTCGGCTATGACTTACGGGCAAAGTATGAATTTGACTACGATTCAGGTCGCAGCTGGATTTTCATCGCTAGTTAACGGCGGTCAATACTATAAGCCGACCATTCTCGTTGGTACAATTGATGAATCTGGCAATTTGAAATCGTCGGAAAATAAAGTCATTCGCCAAACCATAAGTGGCGGCACGTCATCGCAGATGCGAACGATGCTAACGACGGCGCGCCGATCTTCATTCCTGTCAAAGAGCGACAAATCTGGCTATGAAATTGGTGGAAAAACCGGTACTTCCGAAACGGTGGTCAATGGCGCTTACACACAGAAGGAAACGATTGCTACATATATTGGTTATGGCGGTGGAAAAAATGGTGCCGAATATGTCATAATGGTACGTGTAGCGGCTCCGGGAAAAGGGATTAACTTACAGGGAAATCTCCATGCTGGGCCAATTTTTACGGATATATCCAACTGGATGATTGATTATATGAAAATAGCACCAAAGGAATAA
- the mraY gene encoding phospho-N-acetylmuramoyl-pentapeptide-transferase produces MGIALQTMTNELTHVFLLSVGAFLLAMFLTPIYTFFAYRYRFWKRQRSESTDGKELKIFAKFQAAKLRRNIPTMAGIIGVISIFVVTIFFNLDRAQTWLPLAALVGGGIVGIIDDIINLRGLGGGAAGLRSPVKFALITLIGVVLGLFFFAKLGVTSFHVPFMGDVNIGWMIVPLFAFAVVATGNAVNISDGMDGLAGGLLSASFGAFGVIALLQQHVLLAGFCFTVVGVLLSYLWFNIYPARFFMGDVGSFAYGASLGVVAMLTDSLLLLPVIGLLFVIEAGSSLAQIVSKKLFKRKIFLSAPIHHHLEAIGWPETKVTMRFWVIGCVMAFIGVMLALAGGHIA; encoded by the coding sequence ATGGGAATAGCTTTGCAAACAATGACCAATGAATTGACACACGTATTTTTACTGAGCGTCGGCGCGTTTTTACTAGCGATGTTTTTAACGCCAATTTATACGTTTTTCGCTTATCGATATCGCTTCTGGAAACGCCAAAGGTCGGAAAGCACTGACGGGAAAGAGCTGAAGATTTTCGCCAAATTCCAAGCGGCAAAATTGCGGCGAAATATTCCAACCATGGCAGGGATAATTGGTGTGATTTCAATCTTTGTGGTGACAATTTTCTTCAATCTAGATCGAGCTCAGACTTGGCTTCCTCTGGCGGCGTTAGTTGGTGGTGGAATTGTTGGGATAATTGACGATATCATCAATCTGCGTGGTCTTGGGGGCGGCGCGGCTGGACTTCGTAGTCCAGTGAAGTTTGCGCTGATTACATTGATTGGCGTAGTTCTTGGTTTGTTTTTCTTTGCTAAACTGGGCGTGACAAGCTTCCATGTTCCGTTCATGGGGGATGTGAATATTGGGTGGATGATTGTTCCGCTATTTGCGTTTGCAGTGGTGGCTACCGGTAACGCCGTTAATATCTCTGACGGAATGGATGGTCTGGCTGGCGGATTGCTAAGTGCTAGTTTTGGTGCGTTTGGTGTGATTGCTTTATTGCAGCAACATGTTCTGTTGGCGGGATTTTGCTTTACGGTTGTCGGAGTACTCTTGAGCTATTTATGGTTCAATATTTATCCAGCCCGATTCTTCATGGGTGACGTTGGAAGTTTTGCTTATGGCGCCAGCTTAGGTGTTGTAGCAATGCTGACCGATTCTTTGCTTTTGCTTCCTGTGATTGGTCTGCTATTTGTAATTGAGGCGGGATCAAGCTTGGCTCAAATCGTCAGTAAGAAGCTGTTTAAGAGAAAGATTTTCTTATCTGCGCCGATTCATCATCACTTGGAGGCGATTGGTTGGCCAGAAACTAAAGTGACGATGCGCTTCTGGGTTATTGGCTGCGTGATGGCGTTTATTGGTGTGATGCTGGCGCTCGCTGGAGGTCATATTGCGTAA
- a CDS encoding FtsW/RodA/SpoVE family cell cycle protein: MRNSVAKNRQSIAQPVRSHRPMYQIVLYMGLLLLLGLIVMYALGPQRANVMNYAYGTNYSDTYFFGKQLTSVLIAVVAFSAFYFTPYKWFTGERSKYILYAGFALCILLFLSGAVLHLSFAQETNGAYRWFYLGGLGSFQPAELLKYGVLLFLAGFLGRRSQQGKLNDIQETIIPLGIISGLSLLMIVFLQKDLGTGISLIAIILSMILVAGIDWKIFKKILAIVALCGLVMIFTSPHRIERVMTFVQGDSHKGTSSQESKNYHIQQARIAIGSGGLLGLGIGKSVQATGYLPEATNDSIFAVMGETFGFVGLIAILALFTALLLSILHVAARLPNVTLRLIVAGIFGWIASHVILNIAAMTGLAPLTGIPLPLLSYGGTSMLFIAAALGLVFQISKYTSHKALEEGESGQDLSGRRRLRRTRYASGSRI; the protein is encoded by the coding sequence TTGCGTAATTCGGTCGCCAAAAATCGTCAATCTATCGCTCAGCCGGTTCGAAGCCATCGGCCAATGTACCAGATTGTGCTTTATATGGGGCTTTTGTTGCTACTTGGGCTGATTGTTATGTATGCGCTGGGGCCACAACGTGCCAACGTGATGAATTATGCTTACGGCACGAATTATAGCGATACGTATTTCTTTGGTAAGCAGCTGACGAGTGTGCTTATTGCTGTCGTGGCTTTTTCTGCGTTTTATTTTACGCCGTACAAATGGTTTACTGGTGAGAGATCAAAATACATTCTCTACGCTGGATTTGCGCTATGTATTTTACTATTTCTCTCAGGTGCAGTACTTCATTTGTCGTTTGCGCAAGAAACCAACGGCGCGTATCGATGGTTTTATCTGGGAGGATTAGGTAGCTTTCAACCGGCAGAGTTACTTAAATATGGCGTGCTATTGTTTTTGGCGGGATTTTTAGGGCGTCGCTCGCAACAGGGAAAATTGAACGACATCCAAGAAACTATCATTCCGCTGGGCATTATTTCCGGATTATCGCTGCTGATGATTGTATTTTTACAAAAAGACTTGGGAACGGGAATTTCGTTGATAGCGATTATCTTATCAATGATTTTAGTGGCTGGAATTGATTGGAAGATTTTCAAGAAGATTCTGGCAATTGTTGCGCTTTGTGGTTTGGTGATGATTTTTACGTCGCCACACCGAATTGAGCGCGTGATGACTTTCGTGCAAGGTGATAGTCATAAAGGGACAAGTAGCCAGGAGAGCAAGAATTATCACATCCAGCAGGCTAGAATTGCGATTGGTTCTGGCGGGCTTCTGGGGCTTGGAATTGGAAAAAGCGTTCAGGCGACAGGATACCTCCCGGAGGCGACTAATGACTCTATTTTTGCCGTTATGGGAGAAACGTTTGGATTTGTTGGACTAATAGCTATATTGGCGCTATTTACGGCGTTGCTATTGTCGATTTTGCACGTAGCCGCGAGACTTCCGAACGTGACGTTGCGGCTAATTGTGGCGGGAATTTTTGGCTGGATCGCGTCGCATGTAATATTGAATATTGCTGCAATGACAGGGTTGGCGCCGCTTACTGGAATCCCATTGCCATTATTAAGTTATGGCGGTACAAGTATGTTGTTTATCGCGGCAGCGCTCGGTTTAGTTTTCCAAATTTCCAAATATACGTCACATAAAGCATTAGAGGAGGGTGAAAGTGGCCAAGATCTTAGCGGTCGGCGGCGGCTCAGGCGGACACGTTACGCCAGTGGTAGCCGTATTTAG